The Arvicanthis niloticus isolate mArvNil1 chromosome 2, mArvNil1.pat.X, whole genome shotgun sequence genome includes a window with the following:
- the LOC117704104 gene encoding beta-2-microglobulin-like has product MACWVTLIFLVLVSLTGLHAYTYVRSPMIDVFAQHPIVFGKPNVLNCIVGNFHPPLVEIQLLKNGKRMDNLVKQHMVFEEDWMLFIQAYTEFTPTEKDTFACRVRHPALKKPKIVEWDRLI; this is encoded by the exons ATGGCTTGTTGGGTGACCCTGATCTTTCTGGTGCTTGTCTCACTGACCGGCTTGCATGCTTATACTTATGTCA GATCTCCCATGATTGATGTCTTTGCACAGCACCCAATAGTGTTCGGCAAGCCGAATGTCCTGAACTGCATTGTAGGCAATTTCCATCCACCTCTTGTTGAAATTCAACTGCTGAAGAATGGAAAGAGGATGGATAATTTAGTGAAGCAACATATGGTCTTTGAGGAGGACTGGATGCTTTTCATCCAGGCTTATACTGAATTTACTCCCACTGAGAAAGATACGTTCGCCTGCAGAGTTAGACACCCTGCTCTGAAGAAGCCCAAGATAGTTGAATGGG ATCGACTCATATAA
- the LOC117704596 gene encoding spatacsin-like isoform X4 — MTPALDLLCSAIRESDSETQSKHFAEQLLHLTLSFLNKQIRELFLHTEELDERLQKGVAILTSHINELRTFMIKFPWKPGDAIDESDVNEDVLTVKEGQVWEELSFEEVIADAILNNRIPEAQTFFRKTGHSSQRLGELVRIGLDLAFDSLKKNNMEEASRLLRNLGFSVEDELLKICFYTTDKNIRDFLVSQGDTRVASIFHFETVWYVVQAGLPTPDPGILAFWNYKHTWLWFTSLLDDFGEFFKL, encoded by the exons ATGACCCCAGCCCTGGATTTACTTTGCTCAGCAATTAGAGAAAGTGACTCTGAAACCCAAAGCAAACACTTTGCAGAGCAGCTGCTTCACCTCACACTGTCTTTCCTTAACAAGCAAATAAGAGAGCTTTTTCTCCACACTGAAG AGCTCGATGAACGTTTACAGAAAGGAGTGGCTATTTTGACGAGCCACATCAATGAACTTCGGACTTTTATGATAAAGTTTCCTTGGAAGCCAGGAGATGCCATAGATGAATCTGATGTAAATGAAGATGTCCTCACAGTGAAGGAGGGCCAGGTTTGGGAGGAACTCAGCTTTGAG gAAGTTATTGCTGATGCCATTTTAAATAACAGAATACCAGAGGCACAGACTTTCTTCAGGAAGACTGGTCATTCCTCTCAGCGACTGGGGGAACTGGTTAGGATAGGCCTAGATTTGGCATTTGACAGTTTGAAAAAGAACAACATGGAAGAGGCCTCCAGGCTCCTGAGGAACTTG GGCTTCAGTGTGGAAGATGAGTTGCTTAAGATATGCTTTTATACAACTGATAAAAACATACGGGACTTTTTGGTAAGTCAAGGTGACACTCGTGTAGcttccatttttcattttgagacagtttggtatgtagtccaagctggcctcccAACTCCTGATCCTGGCATCTTAGCtttctggaattacaagcatacCTGGCTATGGTTTACATCATTATTAGACGACTTTGgtgaattttttaaactttaa